Proteins encoded together in one Kutzneria kofuensis window:
- a CDS encoding winged helix-turn-helix transcriptional regulator has translation MNIRRAYHQYCGLAAALDVLGERWTLLIVRELLLGPRRYSDLLADLPGLGTNLLADRLKFLVDKGVIRQCPGRTAYELTEAGGLLRPVVLDLTRWGFGFTPDKSTVDAVRPRWGFLAAETRLREDRAGDVDEDYEFHVDDEVFRFEVRDGRVQAAAGRAGSASVVATADAVTLVRLGAGQVTAEDALAAGELTISGPSDAVQRCRRLLDLA, from the coding sequence TTGAACATCCGGCGCGCCTACCACCAGTACTGCGGCCTCGCGGCCGCCCTCGACGTGCTGGGGGAGCGGTGGACCCTGCTGATCGTGCGGGAGCTGCTGCTCGGGCCGCGCCGCTACAGCGACCTGCTGGCCGACCTGCCCGGGCTGGGCACCAACCTGCTCGCCGACCGGCTGAAGTTCCTGGTCGACAAGGGCGTCATCCGGCAGTGCCCGGGCCGGACCGCCTACGAGCTGACCGAGGCCGGCGGGCTGCTGCGGCCGGTGGTGCTCGACCTCACCCGGTGGGGCTTCGGCTTCACCCCCGACAAGTCCACTGTGGACGCCGTCCGGCCGCGCTGGGGCTTCCTCGCCGCCGAGACGCGCCTGCGCGAGGACCGGGCCGGCGACGTCGACGAGGACTACGAGTTCCACGTCGACGACGAGGTGTTCCGTTTCGAGGTCCGCGACGGCCGTGTCCAGGCCGCCGCCGGCCGGGCGGGATCGGCCTCGGTGGTGGCGACGGCCGATGCCGTGACGCTGGTTCGGTTAGGGGCGGGACAGGTGACGGCCGAGGACGCGTTGGCGGCCGGGGAACTGACCATCAGCGGCCCGTCGGACGCGGTGCAGCGCTGCCGCCGCCTACTGGACCTGGCCTGA
- a CDS encoding ROK family transcriptional regulator: MSETAGVPVRQQGMRDHNLGVVLRCIADGDGVSRAEVAAATGLTKATVSSLVDELARHELIVEAGPAGNSVGRPGQALRLNPDGPVGIGIEINVDYLACCVLDLSGRPRHQAVTLADNRDRPVGEVLAEAAGLVDTALDCALAAGLPVAGVVAAVPGLVRTAEGLLASAPNLGWTQVRLVEELSRRGWPPVSVENEANLAALGELWFGEPPRTDFIHVSGEIGIGAGVIVGGELFRGRNGFAGELGHVTVHPDGPVCGCGARGCLEAIAGQEAILRAAGLPPRTGTTVATPAGPLARLVERAEAGDERAVDAVETAGEALGVALAGMVNLLDLDAVLLGGMFALLAPWLREPVEAELSTRVLGARWTEPRVVVSRLGWEAAVRGAAGSVVNRIVQNPAEHVRRSA, translated from the coding sequence GTGAGCGAAACCGCCGGTGTCCCCGTCCGCCAGCAGGGGATGCGCGACCACAACCTGGGTGTGGTGCTGCGCTGCATCGCCGACGGCGACGGCGTCTCCCGGGCCGAGGTGGCGGCGGCGACCGGACTGACCAAGGCGACCGTCTCCAGCCTCGTCGACGAGTTGGCCCGGCACGAGCTGATCGTGGAGGCCGGCCCGGCCGGCAACAGCGTCGGCCGGCCCGGGCAGGCGCTGCGGCTGAACCCGGACGGCCCGGTCGGCATCGGCATCGAGATCAACGTCGACTACCTCGCGTGCTGCGTGCTCGACCTGTCCGGGCGGCCGCGGCACCAGGCGGTGACGTTGGCGGACAACCGGGACCGGCCCGTGGGCGAGGTCCTGGCCGAGGCGGCCGGCCTGGTCGACACGGCGTTGGACTGCGCTCTGGCCGCGGGCCTGCCGGTAGCCGGTGTCGTGGCGGCGGTGCCGGGTCTGGTCCGCACGGCCGAGGGGCTGCTCGCCTCCGCCCCGAACCTCGGCTGGACCCAGGTCCGGCTCGTCGAGGAGCTGTCGCGGCGCGGCTGGCCGCCGGTGAGCGTGGAGAACGAGGCGAACCTGGCGGCACTGGGGGAGCTGTGGTTCGGCGAGCCGCCCCGCACCGACTTCATCCACGTCTCGGGCGAGATCGGCATCGGCGCCGGCGTGATCGTCGGCGGCGAGCTGTTCCGCGGCCGCAACGGATTCGCCGGCGAGCTCGGCCACGTCACGGTCCACCCGGACGGCCCCGTCTGCGGCTGCGGGGCGCGCGGCTGCCTGGAGGCGATCGCCGGCCAGGAGGCGATCCTGCGCGCGGCGGGTCTGCCGCCCCGGACCGGCACGACCGTGGCCACGCCGGCCGGTCCGCTGGCACGGCTGGTGGAGCGGGCCGAGGCCGGCGACGAGCGGGCGGTCGACGCCGTGGAGACTGCGGGCGAGGCACTGGGCGTGGCGCTGGCCGGCATGGTCAACCTGCTGGACCTGGACGCCGTGCTGCTCGGCGGCATGTTCGCGCTGCTGGCGCCGTGGCTGCGGGAGCCGGTGGAGGCGGAGCTGTCCACACGCGTGCTGGGCGCCCGGTGGACGGAGCCGCGGGTGGTGGTGTCCCGGCTCGGCTGGGAGGCCGCGGTGCGCGGCGCGGCCGGGTCCGTGGTCAACCGGATCGTGCAGAACCCCGCCGAGCACGTGCGCCGATCGGCCTGA
- a CDS encoding PucR family transcriptional regulator, with product MRTTAERLPRELATLIRPQLPPLAEDIIHTIRATIPEYAKPLDGCYGQAIRLGVNQALTQFVDRIADPDRPRADFAEVYRQLGRLEASEGRSLDSLQKAYRLGTRVAWRHLIRFRQRSGLPTAMMFTLGEATLAYADELIALSVEGYADMQARSAQGLQRRRKRLLRLLISEEERDRAEAAELAAAARWPLPAQLCVAMLDRVGGPAEAPQLPDTILADFQGTQACLVVPDPDDADWWSRCADALAGWRVVIGPTTALADAAKSYRHAQLARELVRRNTIEDSSPVRCVDHLSTLWLLTDEFLVEQLIRKRLAPLAPLTDKQHKRLGETLLAWLETRGGAPEIAARLRVHPQTVRYRMRQVERLFGDQLRCPDARFELEVALRAASLTESPPQEQEAREAG from the coding sequence ATGAGAACGACCGCCGAACGGCTGCCCAGGGAATTGGCGACACTGATCAGACCTCAGCTGCCACCGCTGGCCGAGGACATCATCCACACCATCCGGGCCACCATCCCGGAGTACGCGAAGCCGCTGGACGGCTGCTACGGGCAGGCCATTCGGCTCGGCGTCAACCAGGCGCTGACGCAGTTCGTGGACCGCATCGCCGACCCCGACCGGCCGCGCGCCGACTTCGCCGAGGTGTACCGACAGCTCGGCCGGCTGGAGGCCAGCGAGGGCCGCAGCCTCGACTCGTTGCAGAAGGCCTACCGACTCGGCACCCGGGTCGCGTGGCGGCACCTGATCCGGTTCAGGCAGCGCAGCGGGTTGCCCACCGCCATGATGTTCACGCTCGGCGAGGCCACGCTGGCCTACGCCGACGAGCTGATCGCGCTGTCCGTGGAGGGCTACGCCGACATGCAGGCGCGCAGCGCGCAGGGCCTGCAGCGGCGGCGCAAGCGCCTGCTGCGGCTGCTGATCAGCGAGGAGGAGCGGGACCGCGCCGAGGCCGCCGAACTCGCGGCCGCCGCCCGCTGGCCGCTGCCCGCGCAGCTGTGCGTGGCCATGCTGGACCGGGTCGGCGGGCCCGCCGAGGCTCCTCAACTGCCCGACACCATTCTCGCCGACTTCCAGGGCACGCAGGCGTGCCTCGTGGTGCCCGATCCCGACGACGCCGACTGGTGGTCGCGCTGCGCCGACGCGCTGGCCGGCTGGCGGGTCGTGATCGGACCGACCACCGCGCTGGCCGACGCCGCCAAGTCGTACCGGCACGCCCAGCTGGCCCGGGAGCTGGTGCGGCGCAACACCATCGAGGACAGCTCCCCGGTGCGCTGCGTCGACCACCTGTCCACGCTGTGGCTGCTCACCGACGAGTTCCTGGTGGAGCAGCTCATCCGCAAGCGCCTGGCTCCGCTGGCCCCGCTGACCGACAAGCAGCACAAGCGGCTCGGCGAGACCCTGCTGGCGTGGTTGGAGACCCGCGGCGGCGCCCCCGAGATCGCCGCCCGGCTCCGCGTGCACCCGCAGACCGTGCGCTATCGCATGCGGCAGGTGGAAAGGCTGTTCGGCGACCAGCTCCGCTGTCCCGACGCCCGATTCGAGCTGGAGGTGGCGCTGCGCGCCGCCTCCCTGACCGAATCGCCGCCGCAGGAACAGGAGGCCCGAGAAGCCGGCTGA
- a CDS encoding trypsin-like serine peptidase produces the protein MRTAFGIGILLAGTVFAAPAAAADNVVVHQEAVSAADQQAVLAYWTTERIKALIVPSTVHNPPKAGPDGAPWTGENRTIGRLFFTDHGEDASCTATVVTSANRSTVVTAGHCVNNTDLLGDNNAWNTNVLFIPGYHDGRAPYGKFVGRLGVADATWLRNDQQDGAKYDAYDQAFVVLNPNQQGKRVQDAVGAAQRIGFDRPGDTVEFQFGYPRASSDPARDNLPEYTGEELAYCHGVAKQYPGTPDYPDSPGQWGPACTMGGGSSGGPRITDFHHGIGTVVGNNTHAGFFTTGTDNVCTTPDHTGCTRYLVGPQFDSTISKPLYERAQHL, from the coding sequence ATGCGAACCGCATTCGGTATCGGAATTCTGTTGGCCGGCACGGTTTTCGCCGCGCCGGCGGCGGCAGCGGACAACGTGGTGGTGCACCAGGAGGCGGTCAGCGCCGCCGATCAGCAGGCGGTGCTGGCCTACTGGACGACGGAGCGCATCAAAGCGCTGATCGTGCCGTCCACTGTGCACAATCCGCCCAAGGCCGGCCCGGACGGCGCGCCGTGGACCGGGGAGAACCGGACGATCGGCCGGCTGTTCTTCACCGACCACGGCGAGGACGCCAGCTGCACGGCGACGGTCGTGACCAGCGCCAACCGCAGCACGGTGGTGACGGCCGGGCACTGCGTGAACAACACGGACCTGTTGGGCGACAACAACGCCTGGAACACCAACGTGCTGTTCATCCCCGGCTATCACGACGGTCGGGCGCCGTACGGGAAGTTCGTCGGCCGGCTCGGCGTGGCCGACGCGACCTGGCTGCGGAACGATCAGCAGGACGGGGCCAAGTACGACGCCTACGACCAGGCGTTTGTCGTGCTGAACCCGAACCAGCAGGGCAAGCGCGTGCAGGACGCGGTCGGGGCGGCCCAGCGCATCGGCTTCGACCGGCCGGGCGACACGGTCGAGTTCCAGTTCGGCTATCCCCGCGCCAGCAGCGATCCCGCCCGCGACAACCTGCCCGAGTACACCGGTGAGGAGTTGGCCTACTGCCACGGCGTGGCCAAGCAGTACCCCGGCACGCCCGACTATCCGGACTCGCCCGGCCAGTGGGGTCCGGCCTGCACGATGGGCGGCGGCTCCAGCGGCGGCCCCCGGATCACCGACTTCCACCACGGCATCGGAACGGTGGTCGGCAACAACACGCACGCCGGCTTCTTCACCACCGGAACGGACAACGTCTGCACCACGCCGGACCACACGGGGTGCACCCGATACCTGGTGGGACCGCAGTTCGATTCGACGATTTCGAAACCGCTCTACGAGCGGGCCCAGCACTTGTGA
- a CDS encoding endoglycosylceramidase — protein MRALIAVLAAATAVLGTAPAATADDVRAHGLTVHNGTFVDGHGREVVLRGFNVAGEVKLAENGFLPFASTADAQSSAAAMRRLTGANAVRFLVSWAGTEPVKGQLDTTYLAKLTDQMRAFLDAGFEVLPDYHQDLYSRYLFNTGSWYSGDGAPKWVVDQGHYPKESCGLCVHWGQNVTQNGAVQDATTDFWHNANGVQDEFVSQATKTMQYLHDHLTADEFAGVAGMDPWNEPYAGRYDSNQNSQSWEQNLLWPFFQRFRQAMDTAGWQDKPAFIEPNMFWNANLSFQKQTGGFLDTGAIGTRYVFNTHFYDEQAQSGVFMPGKAGDGQYSNDFGVIRDRAAALGTAAIVTEFGHPLSGNTSDKTPTVDKAMYQALDSRLSGANWWSHPAQSGPVLSGTQWHWDLYSGQHHELMNDNPNKVQTAADGWNGEDYSALQGNQLRQDPRLLDRLYPAAVAGHTLAFTYEDRSRDGSQVLTWNPVPSSMPATSAVVGSGRYGVLVWQGSATDAPTELHVPADMNAVVVSDLTASRSGDRLLLPATPGLHYALVAETSPSDGQLAAARAELARWAPSATAGTA, from the coding sequence ATGAGGGCACTGATCGCGGTGCTCGCGGCGGCGACGGCAGTGCTCGGCACGGCCCCCGCGGCGACGGCGGACGACGTCCGGGCGCACGGCCTGACCGTCCACAACGGCACCTTTGTGGACGGTCACGGCCGTGAGGTCGTGTTGCGGGGCTTCAACGTCGCCGGCGAGGTGAAGCTGGCGGAGAACGGTTTCCTACCCTTCGCCAGCACGGCCGACGCGCAGTCGTCGGCGGCGGCGATGCGCCGGCTTACCGGCGCGAACGCGGTCCGGTTCCTCGTCTCGTGGGCGGGCACGGAGCCCGTCAAGGGTCAGCTGGACACGACGTACCTGGCCAAGCTGACCGACCAGATGCGGGCCTTCCTGGACGCCGGCTTCGAGGTGCTGCCGGACTACCACCAGGACCTCTACTCCCGCTACCTGTTCAACACCGGCAGCTGGTACAGCGGCGACGGCGCGCCGAAGTGGGTGGTGGACCAGGGCCACTACCCGAAGGAGAGCTGCGGCCTCTGTGTCCACTGGGGACAGAACGTGACCCAGAACGGCGCGGTGCAGGACGCCACCACGGACTTCTGGCACAACGCCAACGGCGTGCAGGACGAGTTCGTGAGCCAGGCCACGAAGACCATGCAGTACCTGCACGACCACCTGACGGCCGACGAGTTCGCCGGCGTCGCGGGCATGGACCCGTGGAACGAGCCCTACGCCGGCCGCTACGACAGCAACCAGAACAGCCAGTCCTGGGAGCAGAACCTGCTGTGGCCGTTCTTCCAACGCTTCCGGCAGGCCATGGACACCGCCGGCTGGCAGGACAAGCCGGCCTTCATCGAGCCGAACATGTTCTGGAACGCCAACCTCTCCTTCCAGAAGCAGACCGGCGGCTTCCTCGACACGGGTGCGATCGGCACCCGCTACGTCTTCAACACGCACTTCTACGACGAGCAGGCGCAGTCCGGCGTGTTCATGCCGGGCAAGGCGGGCGACGGCCAGTACTCGAACGACTTCGGCGTGATCCGCGACCGGGCCGCGGCCCTGGGGACGGCGGCGATCGTCACCGAGTTCGGGCATCCGCTGAGCGGCAACACCTCGGACAAGACGCCGACCGTGGACAAGGCGATGTACCAGGCGCTGGACTCCCGGCTGTCGGGCGCGAACTGGTGGAGCCACCCGGCGCAGTCCGGCCCGGTGCTGTCCGGCACGCAGTGGCACTGGGACCTCTACAGCGGCCAGCACCACGAGCTGATGAACGACAACCCGAACAAGGTGCAGACGGCCGCCGACGGCTGGAACGGCGAGGATTACTCGGCCCTGCAAGGCAATCAGCTCCGTCAGGACCCGCGGCTGCTGGACCGGCTGTACCCGGCGGCGGTCGCCGGCCACACGCTGGCGTTCACCTACGAGGACCGGTCCCGTGACGGCAGCCAGGTGCTGACCTGGAACCCGGTGCCGAGCTCGATGCCAGCCACCTCGGCCGTCGTCGGCAGCGGCCGGTACGGGGTGCTGGTGTGGCAGGGTTCCGCCACCGACGCGCCGACGGAGCTGCACGTGCCGGCGGACATGAACGCGGTCGTGGTGTCGGACCTGACGGCGTCGCGTTCCGGTGACCGCCTGCTGCTGCCGGCCACTCCCGGCCTGCACTACGCGCTCGTCGCCGAGACGTCGCCCTCGGACGGCCAACTGGCCGCCGCCCGCGCCGAACTGGCCCGCTGGGCCCCGTCAGCCACCGCCGGGACGGCCTAG
- a CDS encoding DUF3052 family protein, whose amino-acid sequence MAEGTPLDRKLGIKPGHVVTLRHAPPGWMFPDVEMVEDDIAGADVVLAFYRRHADLGDDVTALASGLAVTSSLWVCWPRRAGGHRSDITENLLRELLLPTGLVDIKVAALSPDWSGLKFVWRKELRTGPRGRGGDR is encoded by the coding sequence ATGGCCGAGGGCACGCCGCTGGACCGCAAGCTCGGCATCAAGCCGGGGCACGTGGTGACGCTGCGGCACGCCCCGCCCGGCTGGATGTTCCCGGACGTGGAAATGGTCGAGGACGACATCGCCGGGGCAGATGTCGTCCTCGCCTTCTACCGCCGCCACGCCGACCTCGGCGACGACGTCACCGCCCTTGCGTCGGGACTGGCCGTGACGTCGTCGCTGTGGGTCTGCTGGCCCCGCCGCGCCGGTGGGCACCGCAGCGACATCACCGAGAACCTGCTGCGGGAACTGCTGCTGCCGACCGGGCTGGTCGACATCAAGGTCGCCGCGCTGTCGCCGGACTGGTCGGGCCTGAAGTTCGTGTGGCGCAAGGAGCTCAGGACCGGACCTCGTGGTCGCGGTGGCGACCGATGA
- a CDS encoding DUF4360 domain-containing protein, giving the protein MLTTMAATGLALSMIIAPVSAPASAPPSGPVTVSVVTVNGSGCPAGTTAVAVASDNTAFTVTYSTYLAQVGPQSAPTDIRKNCQLSLRVHVPQGFTYAIAEADYRGFADLASGATGMEQANYYFQGTAPTARVAHKFSGPFSNDWETTDRADTASLVFAPCGVDRNVNVNTELRVAAGSSDPSSTSFMTMDSTDGSIHTTYHFAWKEC; this is encoded by the coding sequence ATGCTTACTACGATGGCGGCCACCGGTCTGGCATTATCGATGATCATTGCCCCGGTTTCCGCTCCCGCTTCCGCTCCCCCTTCCGGCCCGGTCACCGTCTCCGTCGTCACGGTCAACGGATCCGGGTGTCCCGCCGGGACCACCGCCGTGGCCGTGGCCTCGGACAACACCGCGTTCACCGTCACCTACAGCACCTACCTGGCCCAGGTCGGCCCCCAGTCGGCGCCGACGGACATCCGCAAGAACTGCCAGCTGTCGCTGCGCGTCCACGTGCCGCAGGGCTTCACATATGCGATCGCCGAGGCCGATTACCGCGGCTTCGCCGATCTTGCGTCGGGCGCGACCGGCATGGAACAGGCCAACTATTATTTCCAGGGCACGGCGCCGACGGCGCGCGTCGCTCACAAGTTCTCGGGTCCGTTCTCCAACGACTGGGAGACGACCGACCGGGCCGATACCGCGTCATTGGTCTTCGCGCCCTGTGGTGTCGACCGGAACGTCAATGTCAACACCGAGCTGCGCGTGGCCGCCGGCAGCTCGGACCCCTCGAGCACGAGTTTCATGACGATGGACTCCACCGACGGAAGCATTCACACCACTTATCACTTCGCCTGGAAGGAATGTTGA
- a CDS encoding FAD-dependent monooxygenase produces MHTDVVIAGAGPAGLTLACELATAGVSTILLEREPQRPGFCRGFNLNARSLDAFDRRGIADRFIAEGLKVPSTFFGGLPAPLDIGNLGWDHPYTLGIAQTRVEEILEDRAAELGVDIRRGQGLTTFTQDEDGVTVDGGIRAKYLVGCDGSRSAVRKIAGIDFPGTPNTRYVMLGDVEADIAPGLHGGVFVIPRPGYLRVVVADPDFDRTEPITLEILNSTVDEALGRHVELANPRWLTRFGNATRQAARYRSGRVLLAGDAAHIHPPAGAQGVNLAIADAMNLGWKLAAAVQGWASPELLDTYHSERHAAGARVLLHTQAQALLGGDEVGPLRELFAELSELDGVGKYLAELATGVETRYEIGEFATHPWLGRMAPNIAVAIDGRPTSVAKLLHGGRGVLLDFGVVDHPPLDRIDVLRAEPLDEAPVGAMLIRPDGYVAWLVTGDGRAEPGPLAAALSRWFGLVPA; encoded by the coding sequence ATGCACACCGATGTGGTGATCGCCGGCGCGGGGCCGGCCGGACTGACGCTCGCCTGCGAGCTGGCGACCGCGGGCGTCAGCACGATCCTGCTGGAACGGGAGCCGCAACGGCCCGGATTCTGCCGTGGCTTCAACCTGAACGCGCGCAGCCTGGACGCGTTCGACCGGCGCGGCATCGCCGACCGGTTCATCGCCGAGGGGCTCAAGGTGCCGTCGACCTTCTTCGGCGGGCTGCCGGCGCCGCTGGACATCGGCAACCTGGGCTGGGACCACCCGTACACGCTCGGCATCGCGCAGACCCGCGTCGAGGAGATCCTGGAGGACCGCGCCGCCGAGCTCGGCGTGGACATCCGCCGCGGCCAGGGTCTGACCACCTTCACCCAGGACGAGGACGGCGTCACCGTCGACGGCGGGATCCGCGCGAAGTATCTCGTCGGCTGCGACGGCAGTCGCAGCGCGGTGCGCAAGATCGCCGGCATCGACTTCCCGGGCACGCCGAACACCCGCTACGTCATGCTCGGCGACGTCGAGGCGGACATCGCCCCCGGCCTGCACGGCGGCGTGTTCGTGATCCCGCGTCCTGGCTACCTCCGCGTCGTGGTCGCGGATCCGGACTTCGACCGCACGGAGCCGATCACGCTGGAGATCCTCAATTCCACTGTGGACGAAGCGCTGGGTCGGCACGTCGAGTTGGCGAATCCCCGCTGGCTCACCAGGTTCGGCAACGCCACCCGGCAGGCGGCGCGGTACCGCAGCGGACGGGTGCTGCTCGCCGGCGACGCCGCGCACATCCACCCGCCGGCCGGCGCGCAGGGCGTCAACCTGGCCATCGCCGACGCGATGAACCTCGGCTGGAAGCTGGCCGCCGCCGTGCAGGGCTGGGCGTCGCCGGAACTGCTCGACACGTACCACTCCGAGCGGCATGCGGCCGGTGCGCGTGTCCTGCTCCATACGCAGGCACAGGCGTTGCTCGGTGGCGACGAGGTCGGCCCGCTGCGTGAACTGTTCGCCGAACTGAGCGAACTCGACGGCGTCGGCAAATATCTGGCGGAACTCGCCACCGGTGTGGAAACGCGTTACGAGATCGGTGAATTCGCCACACATCCGTGGCTGGGACGGATGGCCCCGAACATCGCGGTCGCAATCGACGGCCGCCCCACCAGTGTGGCCAAGCTGCTGCACGGCGGCCGCGGCGTGCTGCTGGACTTCGGTGTCGTGGATCATCCACCGCTGGACCGGATCGACGTCCTCAGGGCGGAGCCGCTGGACGAGGCGCCGGTCGGGGCGATGCTGATCCGGCCCGACGGCTACGTCGCCTGGCTGGTCACGGGCGACGGCCGGGCCGAGCCGGGGCCGCTGGCGGCGGCGCTGTCCCGCTGGTTCGGACTGGTGCCGGCCTGA
- a CDS encoding PadR family transcriptional regulator translates to MARRSRNTLALAVLGLLMEQPSHPYEMAQTLRRRNKGTSFKVTTGSLYDVVEGLERDGWIRAVETGRDGNRPERTVYEHTELGLAEFQKWIDELIRVPVNEYPKFVAAVSYVGVLGVEGAVDALTERAERLAKSIEETDEYVEAVHVPRLFMIEVEYAQAIRRAEVEWLRRTAAEMTEGTITWPKPGEY, encoded by the coding sequence GTGGCCAGGAGAAGCCGCAACACGCTGGCGCTCGCCGTGCTGGGCCTGCTGATGGAGCAGCCGTCCCACCCGTACGAGATGGCCCAGACGTTGCGCCGGCGCAACAAGGGGACCAGTTTCAAGGTCACCACCGGCTCGCTGTACGACGTGGTGGAGGGGCTGGAGCGGGACGGCTGGATCCGCGCGGTGGAGACCGGGCGGGACGGCAACCGGCCGGAACGCACCGTCTACGAGCACACCGAGCTGGGGCTGGCCGAGTTCCAGAAGTGGATCGACGAGCTGATCCGGGTTCCGGTCAACGAGTACCCGAAGTTCGTCGCCGCGGTCAGCTACGTCGGTGTGCTCGGCGTGGAGGGCGCGGTCGACGCGCTCACCGAACGCGCCGAGCGGCTGGCCAAGTCGATCGAGGAGACCGACGAGTACGTGGAAGCCGTGCACGTGCCGCGGCTGTTCATGATCGAGGTGGAGTACGCGCAGGCGATCCGCCGCGCGGAGGTGGAGTGGCTGCGGCGCACCGCGGCCGAGATGACCGAGGGCACGATCACGTGGCCGAAACCGGGGGAGTACTGA
- a CDS encoding MCE family protein has product MRLRIQLAVFLVVALVGIVGLYRFLQTPGYQIAVQLSDSGGVFPNAEVSYRGVTVGRVNQLKLSDTGVRALLTIDASAPAIPASAKAVVANRSAVGEQYIDLEPADDKGPYLSQGSVIPQDRTSLPPSPDEVLSNLDALVRSVPADKLKVVVDELDKTFAGTGLDLQRLLDASHSLTTEAAKNLPQTKSLLADGKTVLDTQNRDAADITAFAKSLNLVAAQLKGSDPDIRALIGAAPAAAQPVDDILRASGRNLSVVLANLYTTTAITSTRTAGIEELLVAYPVITAFTPGLSPDGTGHLGLVLNFFDPFPCTKGYETTQERPANNTAPKAANAQAYCAEPPNSPIDVRGSQNVPRGNTPRLPGALGTTKTTASPTNMAQLLGLPG; this is encoded by the coding sequence GTGAGGCTTCGCATCCAGCTGGCTGTCTTCCTCGTCGTCGCACTGGTCGGCATCGTCGGCCTCTACCGGTTCCTGCAGACGCCCGGCTACCAGATCGCCGTGCAGCTCAGCGATTCCGGCGGGGTGTTCCCGAACGCCGAGGTGTCGTACCGGGGCGTGACGGTCGGCCGCGTGAACCAGCTGAAGCTCTCCGACACCGGCGTTCGGGCGTTGCTGACGATCGACGCGTCGGCGCCGGCGATTCCGGCCAGCGCCAAGGCGGTGGTGGCGAACCGGTCGGCGGTGGGGGAGCAGTACATCGATCTGGAGCCGGCGGACGACAAGGGGCCGTACCTGAGTCAGGGATCGGTGATCCCGCAGGACCGGACCTCCTTGCCGCCGAGCCCGGACGAGGTGCTGTCCAATCTGGACGCGCTGGTGCGCAGCGTGCCGGCGGACAAGCTCAAGGTCGTGGTCGACGAGCTGGACAAGACGTTCGCGGGGACGGGGCTGGATCTGCAGCGGTTGTTGGACGCCAGCCACAGTCTGACCACGGAGGCGGCGAAGAATCTGCCACAGACCAAGTCGCTGCTGGCCGACGGCAAGACGGTGCTGGACACGCAGAACCGCGACGCCGCCGACATCACTGCGTTCGCGAAGTCGCTGAACCTGGTGGCGGCGCAGCTGAAGGGGTCGGATCCCGACATCCGGGCGTTGATCGGCGCGGCGCCGGCGGCGGCGCAGCCGGTGGACGACATTCTGCGGGCCTCGGGCCGGAATCTCAGTGTGGTGCTGGCGAACCTGTACACCACAACGGCGATCACCTCGACACGGACGGCCGGGATCGAGGAGCTGTTGGTGGCGTACCCGGTGATCACGGCGTTCACGCCCGGCCTGTCGCCGGACGGAACCGGGCACCTGGGGCTGGTGCTGAACTTCTTCGACCCGTTCCCCTGCACCAAGGGCTACGAGACGACCCAGGAACGCCCGGCGAACAACACGGCGCCGAAGGCGGCGAACGCCCAGGCCTACTGCGCGGAGCCGCCGAACAGCCCGATCGACGTCCGCGGCTCGCAGAACGTCCCGCGCGGCAACACTCCCCGCCTGCCCGGCGCGCTCGGCACCACGAAAACCACGGCGTCGCCGACGAACATGGCGCAGCTGCTGGGACTGCCGGGATGA